The proteins below come from a single Plantactinospora sp. KBS50 genomic window:
- a CDS encoding DUF6350 family protein: MSPGRPDRPDRAAGRSAGVPGAGRRPTGAPDRERRADGPDRERRTPGGSERERRVEDRAPRDGRGSPPAGRSRPARTGPGTDRGTGRRVPRQRTGQRRHAPLPVAAGVAAIWAALVSYLPVVAALALGRFGGPVTAPGGALRAGLAAWLLGHGVPLPTSAGPVALVPLAVAALAAWRLARAGVHVTRGIGARHRGSAWQVAAVALAVGIGYGILGALAALAVGPAGPDVPPLRAGLTLAAFATVAAALGALPATGVLAVLLPRVPPVLRDGLRTGMVATLLLLGAGAGAAGLAVATGGSAAGDMIGAYHAGVAGQAGITLLSLAYAPNASMWAASYLLGPGFALGTGTIVRATEVSLGGLPAVPLLVGLPTGPVGGLGAVLLAVPVLAGAASGALLVRRTVRSGGPEAGGLAWRPLLTSAALAGPVGGVLTGLLAIVSGGSLGGGRLAQIGPDPWQTAVAATAVLTLGALLGVVLTRSFFVARGRP, translated from the coding sequence GCCCCGACCGACCCGACCGCGCCGCCGGCCGGTCCGCCGGCGTGCCGGGCGCCGGGCGCCGACCGACCGGCGCGCCGGACCGGGAGCGCCGGGCGGACGGGCCGGACCGGGAGCGCCGGACTCCCGGCGGGTCGGAGCGCGAGCGCCGGGTCGAGGACCGGGCGCCCCGGGACGGCCGCGGATCCCCGCCGGCCGGTCGGTCCCGACCGGCGCGTACGGGTCCGGGCACCGACCGCGGTACGGGCCGCCGGGTGCCGCGGCAGCGTACCGGGCAACGCCGGCACGCCCCGCTGCCCGTCGCCGCCGGCGTGGCCGCGATCTGGGCGGCCCTCGTCTCGTACCTGCCGGTGGTCGCGGCCCTGGCACTCGGCCGCTTCGGCGGTCCGGTCACCGCGCCCGGCGGTGCGCTCCGGGCCGGCCTCGCGGCCTGGCTGCTCGGCCATGGCGTCCCGCTGCCGACCTCGGCCGGGCCGGTCGCCCTGGTGCCGCTCGCGGTCGCCGCGCTGGCGGCCTGGCGGCTGGCGCGGGCCGGCGTGCACGTGACCCGGGGGATCGGGGCGCGACATCGGGGCAGCGCCTGGCAGGTCGCCGCCGTCGCCCTGGCGGTGGGAATCGGGTACGGGATCCTGGGCGCCCTCGCCGCACTCGCGGTCGGACCCGCCGGCCCCGACGTGCCACCGCTGCGGGCCGGGCTGACCCTCGCCGCGTTCGCGACCGTGGCGGCGGCGCTCGGCGCCCTGCCGGCCACCGGGGTGCTGGCCGTCCTGCTGCCCCGGGTGCCGCCGGTGCTGCGCGACGGCCTGCGCACGGGGATGGTCGCCACGTTGCTGCTGCTGGGCGCCGGCGCCGGTGCGGCCGGACTGGCCGTGGCGACCGGGGGGAGCGCGGCCGGGGACATGATCGGCGCCTACCACGCGGGGGTCGCCGGGCAGGCCGGCATCACCCTGCTCAGTCTGGCGTACGCGCCGAACGCGTCGATGTGGGCCGCCAGCTACCTGCTCGGCCCCGGGTTCGCGCTGGGCACCGGCACGATCGTCCGGGCCACCGAGGTCAGCCTGGGTGGGCTGCCCGCCGTACCGCTGCTGGTCGGGTTGCCCACCGGGCCGGTGGGCGGGTTGGGCGCGGTGCTCCTCGCGGTGCCGGTCCTCGCCGGTGCCGCCAGCGGAGCCCTGCTGGTCCGGCGTACCGTCCGGTCGGGTGGTCCGGAGGCTGGGGGGCTGGCGTGGCGTCCGCTGCTCACCTCGGCGGCGCTCGCCGGACCGGTGGGCGGGGTACTGACCGGCCTGCTCGCGATCGTCTCCGGCGGCTCGCTCGGCGGCGGCCGGCTCGCGCAGATCGGGCCGGACCCCTGGCAGACCGCGGTGGCGGCCACCGCGGTGCTCACCCTGGGCGCCCTGCTCGGGGTGGTCCTCACCCGGTCGTTCTTCGTGGCCCGCGGCCGCCCGTGA
- the purN gene encoding phosphoribosylglycinamide formyltransferase, with protein sequence MTALAPAARLVVLVSGSGSNLQALLDATVEPGYGARIVAVGADRDGIAGLDRATAAGVPTFVDRIPAYPTREDWDRALTAHVAAYEPDLVISAGFLKLVGPHFLAAFGDRYLNTHNSLLPAFPGMHGPRDALGYGVKLAGATLFFVDAGVDTGPIVAQVAVPVLDGDDEESLTERIKEAERRQLVEQVGRLVREGWTITGRKVTIP encoded by the coding sequence GTGACCGCCCTCGCGCCGGCCGCCCGGCTCGTCGTCCTCGTCTCGGGCTCCGGCAGCAACCTGCAGGCGCTGCTCGACGCCACCGTGGAACCCGGATACGGCGCCCGGATCGTCGCGGTCGGCGCCGACCGGGACGGCATCGCCGGGCTCGACCGGGCGACCGCGGCCGGCGTACCCACGTTCGTGGACCGGATCCCGGCGTACCCGACCCGCGAGGACTGGGACCGGGCGCTCACCGCGCACGTCGCCGCGTACGAACCCGACCTGGTCATCTCCGCCGGCTTCCTGAAGCTGGTCGGGCCGCACTTCCTGGCCGCCTTCGGGGACCGGTACCTGAACACCCACAACTCACTGCTGCCGGCGTTCCCCGGCATGCACGGCCCGCGCGACGCCCTCGGCTACGGCGTCAAGCTGGCGGGCGCGACGTTGTTCTTCGTGGACGCCGGCGTGGACACCGGCCCGATCGTCGCCCAGGTGGCGGTCCCGGTGCTGGACGGCGACGACGAGGAGAGCCTCACCGAGCGCATCAAGGAAGCCGAGCGGCGCCAGCTTGTCGAACAGGTCGGCCGGCTGGTCCGCGAGGGTTGGACCATCACTGGAAGAAAGGTCACGATCCCATGA
- the purH gene encoding bifunctional phosphoribosylaminoimidazolecarboxamide formyltransferase/IMP cyclohydrolase, translated as MTEGHAATGATGAPGDRRPIRRALVSVYDKTGLTELATALHAAGVEIVSTGSTAATIERAGVPVTAVEVVTEFPECLDGRVKTLHPRVHAGLLADLRRPEHLRQLNELGIEPFDLLVSNLYPFSETVASGATLDECVEQIDIGGPAMVRAAAKNHPSVAVITDVSAYPLIRRALDAGGFTLAERRGLAARAFADIAEYDVAVANWCAVALDDAAPQWPASAGLALRRQTTLRYGENPHQDAALYTEAGTPAGLAQAEQLHGKEMSYNNYVDADAAWHAVHDFGPDTPAVAVIKHANPCGIAIGADLADAHRKAHACDPVSAYGGVIAVNGTVSVELARQVAEIFTEVIVAPDFAPGAVDVLAGRKNLRVLRAPAWAPAPAQWRQVSGGMLVQLADRVDAPGDDPGAWRLATGAPADEATLRDLLFAWRAIRSVKSNAILLAHDQATVGVGMGQVNRVDSAHLAVSRAGAERARGAVAASDAYFPFPDGLKVLLDAGVRAVVQPGGSIRDEAAIEAAAEAGVTMYLTGTRHFFH; from the coding sequence ATGACCGAGGGGCACGCCGCCACCGGCGCCACCGGCGCTCCCGGCGACCGCCGGCCCATCCGGCGGGCGCTGGTCAGCGTGTACGACAAGACCGGGCTGACCGAACTGGCGACCGCGCTGCACGCCGCCGGCGTGGAGATCGTGTCCACCGGCAGCACCGCGGCCACCATCGAGCGGGCCGGCGTTCCGGTGACGGCCGTCGAGGTGGTCACCGAGTTCCCGGAGTGCCTCGACGGCCGGGTCAAGACCCTGCACCCGCGGGTGCACGCCGGGCTGCTGGCCGACCTGCGTCGACCCGAACACCTTCGGCAGCTCAACGAGCTGGGCATCGAGCCGTTCGACCTGCTGGTCTCCAACCTGTACCCGTTCAGCGAGACGGTCGCCTCCGGCGCCACCCTGGACGAGTGCGTCGAGCAGATCGACATCGGCGGTCCGGCGATGGTCCGGGCGGCCGCCAAGAACCACCCGTCGGTGGCCGTGATCACCGACGTCTCGGCGTACCCGCTGATCCGGCGCGCCCTCGACGCCGGCGGCTTCACCCTGGCGGAGCGTCGCGGGCTCGCGGCCCGGGCCTTCGCCGACATCGCCGAGTACGACGTGGCGGTGGCCAACTGGTGCGCGGTCGCCCTCGACGACGCCGCCCCGCAGTGGCCGGCCAGCGCGGGCCTGGCGCTGCGGCGGCAGACCACCCTGCGGTACGGCGAGAACCCGCACCAGGACGCCGCCCTGTACACCGAGGCCGGGACCCCGGCCGGGCTGGCCCAGGCCGAGCAGCTGCACGGCAAGGAGATGTCCTACAACAACTACGTGGACGCCGACGCGGCGTGGCACGCGGTGCACGACTTCGGCCCGGACACCCCGGCCGTGGCCGTGATCAAGCACGCCAACCCGTGCGGCATCGCGATCGGCGCCGACCTGGCCGACGCGCACCGCAAGGCGCACGCCTGCGACCCGGTCTCCGCGTACGGCGGGGTGATCGCGGTCAACGGGACCGTCTCGGTCGAGCTGGCCAGGCAGGTGGCCGAGATCTTCACCGAGGTCATCGTGGCGCCGGACTTCGCACCCGGCGCGGTCGACGTGCTGGCCGGTCGGAAGAACCTGCGCGTGCTGCGCGCCCCCGCCTGGGCGCCGGCGCCCGCGCAGTGGCGGCAGGTCAGTGGCGGCATGCTTGTGCAACTGGCCGACCGGGTGGACGCCCCCGGCGACGACCCGGGCGCCTGGCGGCTGGCCACCGGTGCGCCGGCCGACGAGGCGACCCTGCGCGACCTGCTGTTCGCCTGGCGGGCGATCCGCTCGGTGAAGAGCAACGCGATCCTGCTGGCGCACGACCAGGCGACGGTCGGGGTCGGGATGGGGCAGGTGAACCGGGTGGACTCCGCCCACCTGGCCGTCTCCCGTGCCGGCGCCGAGCGGGCTCGGGGCGCGGTGGCCGCCTCGGACGCGTACTTCCCGTTCCCCGATGGGCTGAAGGTGCTGCTGGACGCCGGGGTCCGGGCGGTCGTGCAGCCGGGCGGCTCCATCCGCGACGAGGCGGCCATCGAGGCGGCCGCCGAGGCGGGCGTCACCATGTACCTCACCGGCACCCGCCACTTCTTCCACTGA
- a CDS encoding DUF559 domain-containing protein: MSQRAAVPRGLGFLPFRGTRAIADGLLSRRMLAGRGWRRLLPDVYIQADAFAPDDHRMWCDAVALVLPADGAIGGPSAAFLWGADLLPRGRTGAPVSVVVARSVRIRRHPAVRITHTRLDAGDVVRFAGLPVTSAARTAFDLGRRGPRADAVVAVDALLRRRVVRPAALNRYALARPGWRGARLLREVLPLAEPLAESPMETRLRLLLVDAGLPQPVAQYEVRDGLSRWLARVDLAYPELRIAIEYEGDHHRERAHFQRDVSRLNRLRAAGWVVLRFTADDVLRHPDRLLADVRQARRERAAS, encoded by the coding sequence GTGTCGCAGCGCGCCGCCGTGCCTCGCGGGCTTGGTTTCCTGCCGTTCCGGGGCACCCGGGCGATCGCCGACGGCCTGCTCAGCCGCCGGATGTTGGCGGGCCGCGGGTGGCGCCGGCTGCTTCCGGACGTGTACATCCAGGCCGACGCCTTCGCCCCGGACGACCACCGGATGTGGTGTGACGCCGTCGCCCTGGTGCTGCCCGCGGACGGCGCCATCGGCGGGCCGAGCGCCGCCTTTCTCTGGGGAGCCGACCTCCTGCCCCGCGGTCGCACCGGCGCACCGGTGTCGGTGGTGGTTGCCCGGTCGGTCCGCATCCGCCGGCACCCAGCCGTCCGGATCACGCATACCAGGCTGGACGCCGGCGACGTGGTCCGGTTCGCCGGCCTTCCGGTCACCTCCGCCGCGCGTACCGCCTTCGACCTGGGCCGGCGGGGGCCTCGCGCCGACGCGGTCGTCGCGGTCGACGCCCTGCTGCGGCGCCGGGTGGTACGGCCGGCTGCGCTGAACCGGTACGCGCTGGCCCGACCCGGGTGGCGGGGCGCCCGCCTGCTCCGCGAGGTTCTCCCCCTCGCCGAGCCGCTGGCCGAGTCGCCCATGGAGACCCGGCTCCGGCTGCTGCTCGTCGACGCCGGGCTGCCCCAGCCCGTGGCGCAGTACGAGGTACGCGACGGCCTCAGCCGGTGGCTGGCGCGCGTCGACCTGGCCTATCCCGAGCTGCGGATAGCCATCGAGTACGAGGGTGACCATCATCGGGAACGGGCGCACTTCCAGCGCGACGTGTCCCGGCTCAACCGGCTTCGGGCGGCCGGTTGGGTGGTGCTGCGGTTCACCGCCGACGACGTGCTCCGGCACCCGGACCGGCTGCTGGCCGACGTCCGGCAGGCGCGCCGCGAACGCGCCGCCTCCTGA
- a CDS encoding ABC transporter ATP-binding protein, which translates to MTVAELAARHPAGTPSGEVVLDVRNVVKHFPVTRGVLFKKTIGQVKAVDGVSFQLRRGETLGIVGESGCGKSTLARLLMRLETPTAGQATLAGEDLFAASGARLRRMRRNVQMVMQDPYSSLNPRMTVGDIIGEPFAIHPDAAPRGDRRRRVQELLEVVGLNPEHVNRYPHQFSGGQRQRIGIARALALRPEVIICDEPVSALDVSIQAQVMNLLEQLQQEFGLSYVFIAHDLSVVRHISDRVGVMYLGKMVEIGTEDEIYERPTHPYTQALLSAVPVPDPEVRGQRDVIRLTGDVPSPADPPSGCRFRTRCWKAQDICATEEPPLVARPVPLPAPQLRRPDSAPAPTSHPSACHFPEGAPR; encoded by the coding sequence ATGACCGTCGCTGAGCTGGCCGCCAGGCACCCGGCCGGTACGCCGAGCGGCGAGGTGGTGCTCGACGTCCGCAACGTCGTGAAGCACTTCCCGGTGACCCGGGGGGTGCTGTTCAAGAAGACCATCGGCCAGGTCAAGGCCGTCGACGGGGTGAGCTTCCAGCTCCGCCGCGGCGAGACCCTGGGCATCGTCGGCGAGTCGGGATGCGGCAAGTCGACCCTTGCCCGGCTGCTCATGCGGCTGGAGACGCCGACCGCCGGGCAGGCCACCCTGGCCGGCGAGGACCTCTTCGCGGCCTCGGGCGCCCGGCTGCGCCGGATGCGCCGCAACGTGCAGATGGTCATGCAGGACCCGTACAGCTCGCTGAACCCGCGGATGACGGTCGGCGACATCATCGGCGAGCCGTTCGCGATCCACCCGGACGCCGCCCCACGCGGCGACCGGCGACGCCGCGTCCAGGAGTTGCTGGAGGTGGTCGGGCTCAACCCCGAACACGTCAACCGGTACCCGCACCAGTTCTCCGGCGGCCAGCGGCAGCGCATCGGCATCGCCCGGGCGCTGGCCCTGCGTCCCGAGGTGATCATCTGCGACGAGCCGGTGAGCGCGCTGGACGTCTCCATCCAGGCCCAGGTGATGAACCTGCTCGAACAGTTGCAGCAGGAGTTCGGCCTGTCGTACGTCTTCATCGCGCACGACCTGTCGGTGGTGCGGCACATCTCCGACCGGGTCGGCGTGATGTACCTGGGCAAGATGGTGGAGATCGGCACGGAGGACGAGATCTACGAGCGGCCGACCCACCCGTACACCCAGGCGCTGCTGTCGGCGGTGCCGGTGCCGGACCCGGAGGTTCGCGGGCAGCGGGACGTCATCCGGCTGACCGGAGACGTGCCCTCGCCGGCCGACCCGCCCTCGGGTTGCCGGTTCCGCACCCGCTGCTGGAAGGCGCAGGACATCTGCGCCACCGAGGAGCCGCCGCTGGTGGCCCGCCCGGTACCGCTGCCGGCGCCGCAACTGCGCCGCCCCGACAGCGCACCCGCACCCACCTCCCACCCGTCGGCCTGCCACTTCCCCGAAGGCGCTCCGCGCTGA
- a CDS encoding ABC transporter ATP-binding protein has translation MTATSTATSPRPTPATGAGAEHLLQVRDLHVEFHTRDGVAKVINGVSYHLDAGETLAVLGESGSGKSVTAQAIMGLLDTPPAVIPSGEIRYRGRDLLTLGADQRRQVRGEEIAMIFQDALSALNPVFPVGWQIAETLRLRARMSRRAARERAVELMDLVRIPAARQRAGDYPHQFSGGMRQRVMIAMALALEPRVLIADEPTTALDVTVQAQIMDLLAELRRDLNMAMILITHDLGVVADVADRIAVMYAGRIVEHADVHSLYARPAHPYTKGLLESVPRLSRRGQRLATIPGLPPNLMQIPAGCAFHPRCPYARQECLDVVPPSLDLGDGRTSACHFAQEVRDDRR, from the coding sequence ATGACTGCTACCTCGACCGCCACCTCCCCGCGACCCACCCCGGCCACCGGCGCCGGCGCCGAGCACCTGCTCCAGGTGCGGGACCTGCACGTCGAGTTCCACACCCGGGACGGCGTGGCCAAGGTGATCAACGGCGTGTCGTACCACCTGGACGCCGGCGAGACGCTTGCCGTGCTCGGCGAGTCGGGCTCCGGCAAGTCGGTGACCGCGCAGGCCATCATGGGGCTGCTGGACACCCCGCCGGCGGTGATCCCGTCCGGCGAGATCCGGTACCGCGGCCGGGACCTGCTCACGCTCGGCGCCGACCAGCGGCGGCAGGTCCGGGGCGAGGAGATCGCGATGATCTTCCAGGACGCGCTGTCGGCGCTGAACCCGGTCTTCCCGGTCGGCTGGCAGATCGCCGAGACCCTGCGGCTGCGCGCGAGGATGTCCCGCCGCGCGGCCCGGGAGCGGGCCGTCGAGCTGATGGACCTGGTCCGGATCCCTGCCGCGCGGCAGCGGGCCGGCGACTACCCGCACCAGTTCTCCGGCGGCATGCGGCAGCGCGTCATGATCGCCATGGCGCTCGCGCTGGAACCGCGGGTGCTGATCGCGGACGAGCCCACCACGGCGCTGGACGTGACGGTCCAGGCGCAGATCATGGACCTCCTCGCCGAACTGCGCCGGGACCTGAACATGGCGATGATCCTGATCACCCACGACCTCGGCGTGGTCGCCGACGTGGCCGACCGGATCGCCGTGATGTACGCCGGCCGCATCGTCGAACACGCCGACGTGCACTCGCTGTACGCCCGGCCCGCCCACCCGTACACGAAGGGGTTGCTGGAGTCGGTACCGCGGCTGAGCCGGCGCGGCCAGCGCCTGGCCACCATCCCCGGGCTGCCGCCGAACCTCATGCAGATCCCCGCCGGCTGCGCCTTCCATCCCCGATGCCCGTACGCCCGGCAGGAGTGCCTGGACGTCGTTCCGCCCAGCCTGGACCTGGGCGACGGCCGGACCAGCGCCTGCCACTTCGCTCAGGAGGTACGCGATGACCGTCGCTGA
- a CDS encoding ABC transporter permease — MSSQPAGAVEAAGATPGAGATGGAPTGAPGATGAGTTGGTGGVPGAARVSSLAGHAWRDLRRNPVFWISLTLVLLVTAMAAVPGLFAGNDPRDCALSRQHAGPSGGAIFGYDFQGCDVYARSVYGARASLLVGALSALITGVIAVVVGMLAGYFGGWVDAALSRVIDIVLGIPLLLAAIVLLKRVSSNSPDTRLFAVILVLAVLGWTTAARVVRSSVITARQQDYVAAARMLGAGNGRIMWRHILPNALAPAVVVLTIALGTFIAAEATLSFLGIGLKAPTLSWGIDIDTGRVHMREAALPLIVPSTFLALTVLAFIMLGDAIRDAFDPKLR, encoded by the coding sequence ATGAGTAGCCAACCCGCCGGCGCGGTGGAAGCCGCCGGCGCGACCCCCGGCGCCGGAGCGACCGGCGGCGCCCCGACCGGCGCCCCGGGCGCCACCGGTGCCGGCACGACCGGCGGCACCGGCGGCGTCCCCGGCGCCGCGAGGGTCAGCAGCCTCGCCGGGCACGCCTGGCGCGACCTGCGCCGCAACCCCGTCTTCTGGATCTCGCTGACCCTGGTCCTGCTGGTGACCGCCATGGCGGCCGTGCCGGGCCTGTTCGCCGGCAACGACCCGCGGGACTGCGCGCTGTCCCGGCAGCATGCCGGGCCGTCCGGCGGGGCCATCTTCGGGTACGACTTCCAGGGCTGCGACGTGTACGCCCGGTCCGTCTACGGCGCCCGGGCCTCGCTGCTGGTCGGTGCGCTGTCGGCGCTGATCACCGGGGTCATCGCGGTGGTCGTCGGCATGCTGGCCGGCTACTTCGGCGGCTGGGTCGACGCCGCGCTGTCCCGGGTGATCGACATCGTCCTGGGCATTCCGCTGCTGCTGGCGGCGATCGTGCTGCTCAAGCGGGTCAGCTCGAACAGCCCGGACACCCGGCTGTTCGCGGTGATCCTGGTGCTGGCCGTGCTCGGCTGGACCACCGCCGCCCGGGTGGTGCGGTCCTCGGTGATCACGGCACGGCAGCAGGACTACGTGGCCGCGGCCCGGATGCTCGGTGCCGGCAACGGCCGGATCATGTGGCGGCACATCCTGCCCAACGCGCTCGCCCCGGCCGTGGTGGTGCTGACCATCGCGCTCGGCACCTTCATCGCGGCCGAGGCCACGCTCTCGTTCCTGGGCATCGGGCTCAAGGCGCCCACCCTCTCCTGGGGGATCGACATCGACACCGGCCGGGTGCACATGCGCGAGGCCGCGCTGCCGCTGATCGTCCCCTCGACGTTCCTGGCGCTGACGGTGCTCGCGTTCATCATGCTCGGCGACGCGATCCGCGACGCCTTCGACCCGAAGCTGCGGTGA
- a CDS encoding ABC transporter permease produces MFRYIVRRLLQMVLAFFGTTLIVYALMFAGQGDPIQALAGERPVTAAQRAYLTEKYHLDATGIGGFFYRYADYVGNLLRGDLGESLTGRRIADILAQAWPVTVRLALIALAVAILFGVTAGVVAGIRRASIFDNATLVLTLLVLGIPTIVLAPLAQYFLGVKWQLFPPTAGASPSLYALLLPGIVLGSLSLATALRLTRTSVAENLRADYVRTATSKGLRRSRVVSVHVLRNSLIPVVTFLGVELGNLMSGAIITEGVFNIPGVGFNLFRAIKTEDGPLVVGIVSVLVLVYLVSNLVVDVLYAVLDPRIRYE; encoded by the coding sequence ATGTTCCGCTACATCGTGCGACGCCTTCTCCAGATGGTCCTCGCGTTCTTCGGGACCACGCTGATCGTCTACGCGCTGATGTTCGCCGGCCAGGGCGACCCGATCCAGGCCCTCGCCGGGGAACGGCCGGTCACGGCCGCCCAGCGGGCGTACCTGACCGAGAAGTACCACCTCGACGCCACCGGCATCGGCGGCTTCTTCTACAGGTACGCCGACTACGTGGGCAACCTGCTCCGCGGCGACCTGGGTGAGTCGCTGACCGGCCGCCGGATCGCCGACATCCTGGCCCAGGCATGGCCGGTGACCGTCCGGCTGGCGCTCATCGCGCTCGCCGTGGCGATCCTGTTCGGCGTCACCGCCGGGGTGGTCGCCGGCATCCGCCGGGCGAGCATCTTCGACAACGCGACGCTGGTCCTGACCCTGCTGGTCCTCGGCATCCCGACCATCGTGCTGGCGCCGCTGGCGCAGTACTTCCTCGGGGTGAAGTGGCAGCTCTTCCCGCCCACCGCGGGGGCGTCGCCCAGCCTGTACGCGCTGCTGCTGCCCGGCATCGTGCTCGGCTCGCTCTCGCTGGCCACCGCGCTGCGGCTGACCCGTACCTCGGTGGCGGAGAACCTGCGCGCCGACTACGTCCGGACGGCCACCAGCAAGGGTCTGCGCCGCAGCCGGGTGGTGAGCGTGCACGTGCTGCGCAACTCCCTGATCCCGGTCGTCACGTTCCTCGGCGTCGAACTGGGCAACCTGATGAGCGGCGCGATCATCACCGAGGGCGTGTTCAACATCCCGGGCGTGGGCTTCAACCTGTTCCGCGCCATCAAGACCGAGGACGGCCCGCTGGTGGTGGGCATCGTCAGCGTCCTGGTCCTGGTCTACCTCGTGTCCAACCTGGTGGTGGACGTCCTGTACGCCGTACTCGATCCGAGGATCCGCTATGAGTAG
- a CDS encoding ABC transporter substrate-binding protein gives MQVRRLAAWAALPLAATLGLAACGTGGGSGTNDANDTVSIEIAEPQHLVPTNTSETSGSQVLAALFSPLVDYDAQNKPYEVAAESVTSTDNTVWTIRLKSGYTFHNGEKVTSDDYINAWNYGAYGPNGQGNSYFFEKIAGYDDMQSQDPDGDGPQQAPEPTAKTLSGLKKVDDLTFTVTLSQPYTDFRTMLGYTAFYPMPQAAFSEPGVLDPDYESAPIGQGPFKMKGTWQHDARVEVERYDAFPGQQPKVDGVEFRIYQQLTAAYSDVLADNLDVIPMVPTENLSTAPTDLGSRFQTSPMSSFQFLAFPTFQKEFSNPDVRRAISMAIDRDEITTSIFKGSQESARSFVSPVVPGYRANTAGDAATFDPDKAKQLYTAAGGPSKITISYNGDGGHKDWVDATCNQLKANLGVECVGTAEPKFADLLTKVEKKDPVGLFRLGWVMDYPSMEDYLGPLYSTNGSSNYYGYSNEEFDRLVKEGAAAPTEEEAIKKYQQAEDILAKDLPVIPLRFGQNTYGHSTKVKNVEVDLFSRVNLLEIETA, from the coding sequence ATGCAGGTTCGCAGGCTCGCCGCCTGGGCCGCGCTCCCGCTCGCCGCCACGCTGGGGCTGGCGGCCTGCGGCACCGGCGGCGGTTCCGGCACGAACGACGCGAACGACACGGTGAGCATCGAGATCGCCGAGCCGCAGCACCTCGTGCCGACCAACACCAGCGAGACGTCCGGTTCGCAGGTGCTGGCCGCGCTGTTCAGTCCGCTTGTCGACTACGACGCCCAGAACAAGCCGTACGAGGTCGCCGCGGAGTCGGTGACCAGCACGGACAACACGGTCTGGACGATCAGGCTCAAGTCCGGCTACACCTTCCACAACGGCGAGAAGGTCACCTCGGACGACTACATCAACGCCTGGAACTACGGGGCGTACGGCCCCAACGGCCAGGGCAACAGCTACTTCTTCGAGAAGATCGCCGGCTACGACGACATGCAGTCGCAGGACCCGGACGGTGACGGCCCGCAGCAGGCGCCGGAGCCGACGGCCAAGACGCTGTCCGGCCTGAAGAAGGTCGACGACCTCACCTTCACGGTGACGCTGTCGCAGCCGTACACCGACTTCCGGACCATGCTCGGCTACACCGCCTTCTACCCGATGCCGCAGGCGGCGTTCTCGGAGCCCGGCGTGCTCGACCCGGACTACGAGAGCGCGCCGATCGGCCAGGGCCCGTTCAAGATGAAGGGCACCTGGCAGCACGACGCCAGGGTCGAGGTGGAGAGGTACGACGCCTTCCCCGGCCAGCAGCCGAAGGTCGACGGCGTCGAGTTCCGGATCTACCAGCAGCTCACCGCCGCGTACTCGGACGTGCTGGCGGACAACCTGGACGTGATCCCCATGGTGCCCACCGAGAACCTGAGCACCGCGCCGACCGACCTCGGCAGCCGGTTCCAGACCAGCCCGATGTCGTCGTTCCAGTTCCTGGCGTTCCCCACGTTCCAGAAGGAGTTCAGCAACCCGGACGTGCGGCGCGCCATCTCGATGGCGATCGACCGGGACGAGATCACCACGTCGATCTTCAAGGGCTCCCAGGAGTCGGCCCGCTCGTTCGTCTCCCCGGTCGTGCCCGGCTACCGCGCCAACACCGCCGGCGACGCCGCCACGTTCGACCCGGACAAGGCGAAGCAGCTCTACACGGCGGCCGGCGGCCCATCCAAGATCACGATCTCGTACAACGGGGACGGCGGCCACAAGGACTGGGTCGACGCCACCTGCAACCAGCTCAAGGCCAACCTGGGCGTGGAGTGCGTGGGTACCGCCGAGCCGAAGTTCGCCGACCTGCTCACCAAGGTCGAGAAGAAGGATCCGGTGGGCCTGTTCCGGCTGGGCTGGGTGATGGACTACCCGTCGATGGAGGACTACCTCGGCCCGCTGTACAGCACCAACGGCTCGTCGAACTACTACGGCTACAGCAACGAGGAGTTCGACAGGCTGGTCAAGGAGGGCGCGGCCGCGCCGACCGAGGAAGAGGCGATCAAGAAGTACCAGCAGGCCGAGGACATCCTGGCCAAGGACCTGCCGGTGATCCCGCTGCGGTTCGGGCAGAACACCTACGGCCACTCGACCAAGGTCAAGAACGTCGAGGTGGACCTGTTCTCCCGGGTCAACCTGCTGGAGATCGAGACCGCCTGA